CTGTGATCCAGGGGAATCGGTGTTTCCGGGTACTGCTCGTTGAGGCGTTGCAAGATCACCTCCACTCGCTCTGGCCTGCGCAAGGGTTCACCGTGGGTTCTGTGATCCTGGCGCGTTTCCTGCCGGCACCGTTCCTTTTGGCGATTGCATCGCTTCGTTGCAGCGTTTTACGGCCACTGCATCAGTTGCTTTAGGACCGGCCAATGCGATTCTTGAGCAAGCCAAGTCAGTCGTCGTTGAAGCTGTTCGACTTGAAGCGTTCGGCGGTGGTGTTGCTGGTCATGGTGAGCGTTCTGCTTGTGTCCTGCCGCAACCGAGACCAGGAGCGCGCAACCGATTCGCGGCCGCAGGTGCTCACCACCTTCACGGTGCTGGCCGATCTCGCCCGGAATGTGTCTGGTGATCGGTTGCAGGTGGCCTCAATCGTCAAGCCTGGCGCTGAAATTCACGGCTACCAACCCACCCCCAGTGATATCGAGCGAGCCAGCAAGGCAGATCTGATTGTGGAGAACGGACTGGGTCTGGAGTTGTGGGCCCGGCGCTTCACCGCCGCAGCTGGGGATGTGCCCACGATCACACTCTCGGACGGCATGGATCCTCTGCTCATTGCAGAAGATGCCTATGCGGGGAAACCCAATCCCCATGCCTGGATGTCACCCCAGCGCGCCATGCTTTATGTGGATCATCTGCAGCGGGCTTTTACACAACTCGATCCAGCGGGTGCAGAGGTCTACGCCGCCAATGCGGCGGCCTACAAGGCCAAGCTTCAGGCTCTTGATGATGAATTGCGGAAGGCGATTGCTGCGCTTCCTTCACAGCAACGTTTGCTGGTGAGTTGCGAAGGTGCCTTCACGTATCTGGCCGCTGACTATGGGCTTGAGGAGGCGTATCTCTGGCCGGTGAATGCTGAAAGCCAGATCACCCCAAAACGCATGGCACGGTTGATCGACACCGTGCGAGAGCGACAGGTTCCGACCATCTTTTGTGAAAGCACCGTGAGTGATAAAGCCCAACGGGAAGTGGCGGCTGCTGCAGGTGCCAGATTCGGCGGCACTTTTTATGTGGATTCACTCTCATCCCCGGAAGGGCCAGCGCCCACCCTGTTGGACCTGCAACGGCACAATGTGGGTCTAATTCGCAAGGGCCTGGACCTGTCCGAGAGCAACCGCTGATGCGTATCGAGGCCGACCAGCTCTGTGTTGACTACAACGGCACTGTTGCCCTGTACGACGCCAGCCTGCATCTCCCCGCGGGTTGCATCTGTGGTCTGGTGGGGATGAATGGTGCGGGGAAGTCGACGTTCTTCAAAGCCCTGACTGGGTTTGTTCGCCCCTCGCGTGGCCGGATTCGGATCAACGGCAGCAGTGTCGCTGATGCTCAGCGCCATCAATCGGTGGCTTACGTCCCCCAGAGTGAGGGTGTGGATGCCCAGTTCCCAGTGTCGGTTTGGGACGTGGTGATGATGGGCCGTTACGGCTCGATGAATCTGCTGCGGATTCCCCGCAGCTCGGATCGCGTGGCCGTACGGGATGCCCTGACTCGGGTCGATCTGCTCGATCTGGCGGAGCGTCCTCTCGGCACCCTTTCGGGTGGACAGCGCAAGCGCACGTTTCTGGCGCGTGCGATCGCCCAGCGCGCTGATGTGCTGCTGCTGGACGAGCCGTTCAATGGGGTTGATGTTCGAACTGAGCAGCTGATGGCTCAGCTGTTTCTTCAGTTCCGGGATGAAGGCCGCACGATTTTGATCTCCACCCATGACCTGGGCCACGTCCGTGATTTTTGCGACCTGGTCGTTTTGATCAATAAGACCGTCCTCGCCTATGGGGAAACCTCGGAGGTGTTCACTCCTGAGAACCTCGCCTTGACCTTCGGGGGAGTGCCGCCGGATCTGCTCACCGGAAACAGCTCCCCCGAAGAGGCGTTCTGATTGAAGACCTCGCGTTTTAATCGCTGGTGAGCAGTGTTAAGCAGCGTCGGGCATGACCTCGATGAGAGCCTGCTCCAGGTCTTGCATGAACAGCTGCATGGACTCGCGTCGGTTCCTGAGGTAACCGTTCAGTCTTGGTCTGACCGGTAAAGCTCGCCCAAGACGCAGTTCCACGCGCTGTGGTCCGAGGCTCGGCTGCCCTTTCCAAGGCTTGTCTTCGATCCAGCCAATCGCCTCTTCCACCAGAAGCAACATTTCAGCAAAGCGGTCAAAGTCAGAGCGATCGCTGATGTAGTGACCACTCACGCTGGTGAAATGCTCCACCAGTCGCATGCGTGTGAGTTGGAGATCGGCTTCCCGAGCCTCCCAGTCCGCCAGACTTCGCTCCAGGGGAGGGAGCTGATCAACACCGTCCCTGTAGATCCGATCCCATGCGGCTTGTTCGATCCGTCGGCAACGCTCCTGCAGATTGCCAACGGCACGCAAGGCGAAATGGGCTTCGGCTTTGGCCAGGCCATGCAGGCGATAGGCCCCAATCCGTTCGCTGAAAGACTTTTCTGGATCTGGCTTCAGCCGCTCAAGTTGCTCAAGGGCTTTGAGCAGATTCATACCGATCTGAATCAGCCGTTCTCGTCGGGTTGTCTCGGGATTCCCTTGGTAGGCGGCGGCGTTGGGAATGCCCAGGTGGCGTTCCAGGGCATTCAACCGAGCATCGAGGGCCCCCCAGTTGTGCTTCCTCCAGCTGTACTGAATCCCCACAGGCAACACCTCCAGTTGCCTTGAGTCGCCTGCTTTCTCCAGATCCTCAGCAGCCCAGAAGGCCAGTTGGGCGACCCCCGGTTCCAAGGGAGCCATCTCACCGGAGAGATTGTTCGTCGCTCCTTCCGGTGCCACCACCAGGGGGTAGCGCCCCTGAACGAGAGCCGCACGCGCCTGGGCGAGGGCCGGGCGGTCCAACCGGCCGCGATGGATCGCGATGCCGCCACTGCGTTGCAGCAGCCAACCGATCACCGGGCCAGCCCAGATCGGAATGCCGCGGTCGTAGAGAAACCGCAGCTGGATGGGGCGTGCCAGTTGCAGATGGTGTTGCCGTGCCGCTCTGGGTGCACGGTTCCAGAACAGATCCGCCAGCACCAGCGGATCGCGTGTACTGGGGTGGCGGAACGCAATCAGCAGATTGCAGGCTCCCGACTGCTGTGCTGCAAAGGCTCTTGCCAGACCCTCTGACGCATCGCTACTGCTGATTTCCAGCCCTTGACTGCGGAAGAGCAAGGGCAGCACCCAGCTGACCACGTCCTGAACGATCCGGCTGGCGCGGGTGGGCAGCCGGCGCAAAGCAGGACGAGCGTTCTGGGTGGAGGCGCGGGGCATCGAACCGGCTGCAGCGCGCCCATACTGATCCGATGGAGCTCTTGCTGGAACCCCTCAGTCACGCCTTCATGGTCAAGGCGCTAATGATCAGTGCCCTGGTTGGGGGCGTTTGTGGGCTGTTGTCCTGCTTCATGACTCTGAAGGGATGGGCGCTGATGGGCGATGCCGTCTCCCATGCCGTCCTTCCCGGCGTTGTGGTTGCCTACGCCCTTGGCCTGCCCTTTTCACTGGGGGCGTTCGTCTTCGGTGTCGGTTCTGTTGCTGCCATCGGCTTTGTTAAGCAAAAGTCGCGGGTGAAGGAAGACACCGTCATCGGCCTTGTCTTCACCGGTTTCTTCGCCCTGGGTCTGGTGCTCATTTCGAAGACCCGCAGCAACATCGATCTAACCCACATCCTGTTCGGCAATGTCTTGGGCATCTCGGCCGGGGATGTGCGCCAGACCCTTGTGATTTCCGCTCTAGTTCTGGGGTTATTGCTGCTGTTCCGCCGGGATCTCATGCTCTTCTGCTTTGACCCCACCCATGCCCGATCCATTGGGATCAACACCGGACTCCTGCACTACATGCTGCTGGGGCTTCTTTCCCTGGCCGCTGTCGCCGGCTTACAAACCGTAGGCATCATCTTGGTGGTGGCCATGCTGGTGACCCCCGGTGCCACGGCTTACCTGCTCACCGATCGCTTTGACCGGATGACGCTTCTGGCGGTGAGCAGCAGCATTCTCTCCAGCGTTCTGGGGGTGTTCATCAGCTACTGGACCGACAGTTCCACCGCCGGTTGCATCGTGTTGGTGCAGACCGCACAGTTCATTCTTGCCTTCCTCCTGGCCCCTGGGCAGGGGGTGCTCCGGCGTCTCTGATCGGTTGATCAGTGGTCGTCGTCGTCCCAGTCGTAGATGTCGTTGAACCGCTGGACGCCGGCTTCACGGAAGTGAAACTCCTCCATGGCAGGCCCGTGCCTGGAGGTCGCTTCCGTTGAACCAGCTTGGTCCCACGGCTCGCGGTAATCCTGATCGTCCTGCATTGTGCGGGACGATTCAGGAGGCTTCGGCGTCATCCCATTTGGCTTTGCCATCCAGCAGTTCGATCAGCTCCTGCAGCCTGCCCATGGTGACGCGCACATCGGCACCGTCGGGAAGGACACCATCGGCCACCACGTTGTAGTGGTCACGGCACTGGTTGCGCAGCTCCTGGAGGCGTTTTTTGGTGATGGTCTTTTTCTGTTCTGCCGTTGCCATGGCGGGTGCAGGTACTGGCACTCATCCCTAGCAGAGCAGGGTGCTGCTTTTGGGACTACCCGGGAAGGACCTGGCGAAACCCATTGGCTTCGACCACGTTGAGCGGGGTCTTGAACAGCTCACTCAACGCGGTCGGCCGCAGCTTTTCACGGGGACTGCCGTCGCCCACGATGGTTCCCTGGGTCAGAAACAGCACGCGTTGCATCTCCGGAACGATGGTGTCCACCCGGTGGGTGACTTGAACCACCGGACTGGTCTATGTGCCTATGAGGTCCTCATAACACCTTTGCTGAAAAGTCGTTCTCGGGGTTGGTGCCGTTGGCAGAATCCAATTCGTTGACAAAGTGTTGATAACAATCTGGGAACCGCGTTGACAACGCTCCCACGTCTAATTGCTCCAGCACAATCGGCCCCATCAGTCCTTGCTCGTGCTGGTCATATGAGCCAATAGCAGACGCAGAGTGATTACCAGGCTCTCGGGGTGGCCGCAGCTCAGTTCCTCAAGCCAGGGGCCATTCAACTTTTCCAGCTCTGCCAAGAAATGAAGACAAGTCATTCGACGTGAGACTTGGCGGCCTCAGGCATCGGCGCTAACTCTTAAGTCTTCAATTTGGCGAGGGTGCTTTCCAGGCTCAATTCCATGCTGAACAAAGACCGCGCCACTAATCCCCCGCAGGAGAAGCCCCGTGGTGAGGTATGGCTGCTACTCCATCCCCCTTCCTGGTCGTCGCTTACTCCGACGAGCTGATTAAGCCGTCCAGGTTGGATGCTGTCTGAGCAAAGACGGCCTCTCTCAAAGAACAACTCTCTGGCAGAAATAGCGATTCCGTTGAGGTTGCAGTACCAGGCAGCTCCATTTGTGCTGGTTATGCACGCAGTACCTTTGCGAATTCGGTGATTCGGCTGATCCGACGTTTGAGCTGGTGAGCTCCCAGAAACGTTCAATCCGACCGCTGAGTGGTGTTGTCTTTCCATTGACTGTTGTCTTGCCTGGACTCCTACGCCGCTTTTTGGCTCCGCCGATGTTCCCTCAGCGTGAGAAACAGCGCACGCGGATCGCTGTAACGCTCCGGCAGGGCCTGGTGAAGCCGGTCAAGTCGTCGCCAGCAAACGCTTTCGCGGGCCGCTGCCTCCTTCACATCATCAGCCACCAGATATTCCATGGCACGCGCGTAAACCTCTCCTGTGTCCTGCAGTTCAGCGATGGAGGAGTCATGGGTGAAGGTGATTGTTTCCATCTCTACTTGATGTCAATTGACGCCCACCATTGAGTATTGGGCGGGGCATTGATCTCTACCCCCATTTGGGGTGATTCATCCGGTCAGATCTGAACCATGCCGCAGCGCATGCCTTTCAATACGGCTTGAACCCGATTGTTCACTTCGAGGGTACGTAGCAATCGTTTGGTGTAGGTGCGAGCCGTCTCTTCGGTGACGATCAGATCCTCAGCGATTTCTCGGTCAGACATTCCGCGGGCGAGTCGGTCCAAAACCTCGTACTCCCGAGGTGTGAGCCGCGGACAGCTGAGATAAGGAAGTTCATCCGAACGAAGCGATGGACTGCGGTAGGAGTGATGTCCCATCACCGCCAACACTGCTGCTTCGAGGGGTTTGCGGTCTTCAATGATGTCGGCTTCGGCGACCACGGCTTCCAGCCATGATGCGTTGTCGTACTCCACCGGAATGGCATCGCTTAAGGCCAGCATCACAACTTTTAGGTCGTGTCGCATTTCTCTGGCTTTGCGTACTAATTCAAAACCGTTCCCTTTTTCAAGTAGATCCGTGCAGAGAAGAAGCTCAAATGATTCTTGTTTAAGATACTTTAAGCACGACTCTTCATCTGTGACAGCACATCCGATGCGGGCTCTTTCACTAAAACTTTCGCAGAAACAACGCAGAAAGAACCGCCCCTTCATGGCCAGTGCAATGCGTCCGTTGATGGCAACGGAAAGTAGGTGCTCCTCGTCGTCTGACTTGGGTTGATTTTGCAAGTATGGGGTCAAGTCCATGCGCTTCCCTACCGCCTCGCTCCATCTTTGCTGGCCAACCTGACTCGATTGTTTTTACCTTTGTCGGTCATGATAGATGAGGCATTCCGGAACTGTGAGGTTCAAATCGCAACGCACTTATAGCCAGTAGGCAGTGTCCTTGTGATCACCAGGATGGTGGGTGCGACAGATCTTGAGCCACTGGAGCGCTTTGGCGTAGTGACGTGCTCTCGCCTGATCTCCGCTGGCCTCCGCTTTGGTCAGTTCCTCACA
Above is a genomic segment from Synechococcus sp. UW69 containing:
- a CDS encoding 1-acyl-sn-glycerol-3-phosphate acyltransferase; the encoded protein is MPRASTQNARPALRRLPTRASRIVQDVVSWVLPLLFRSQGLEISSSDASEGLARAFAAQQSGACNLLIAFRHPSTRDPLVLADLFWNRAPRAARQHHLQLARPIQLRFLYDRGIPIWAGPVIGWLLQRSGGIAIHRGRLDRPALAQARAALVQGRYPLVVAPEGATNNLSGEMAPLEPGVAQLAFWAAEDLEKAGDSRQLEVLPVGIQYSWRKHNWGALDARLNALERHLGIPNAAAYQGNPETTRRERLIQIGMNLLKALEQLERLKPDPEKSFSERIGAYRLHGLAKAEAHFALRAVGNLQERCRRIEQAAWDRIYRDGVDQLPPLERSLADWEAREADLQLTRMRLVEHFTSVSGHYISDRSDFDRFAEMLLLVEEAIGWIEDKPWKGQPSLGPQRVELRLGRALPVRPRLNGYLRNRRESMQLFMQDLEQALIEVMPDAA
- a CDS encoding metal ABC transporter permease codes for the protein MELLLEPLSHAFMVKALMISALVGGVCGLLSCFMTLKGWALMGDAVSHAVLPGVVVAYALGLPFSLGAFVFGVGSVAAIGFVKQKSRVKEDTVIGLVFTGFFALGLVLISKTRSNIDLTHILFGNVLGISAGDVRQTLVISALVLGLLLLFRRDLMLFCFDPTHARSIGINTGLLHYMLLGLLSLAAVAGLQTVGIILVVAMLVTPGATAYLLTDRFDRMTLLAVSSSILSSVLGVFISYWTDSSTAGCIVLVQTAQFILAFLLAPGQGVLRRL
- a CDS encoding metal ABC transporter substrate-binding protein — encoded protein: MVSVLLVSCRNRDQERATDSRPQVLTTFTVLADLARNVSGDRLQVASIVKPGAEIHGYQPTPSDIERASKADLIVENGLGLELWARRFTAAAGDVPTITLSDGMDPLLIAEDAYAGKPNPHAWMSPQRAMLYVDHLQRAFTQLDPAGAEVYAANAAAYKAKLQALDDELRKAIAALPSQQRLLVSCEGAFTYLAADYGLEEAYLWPVNAESQITPKRMARLIDTVRERQVPTIFCESTVSDKAQREVAAAAGARFGGTFYVDSLSSPEGPAPTLLDLQRHNVGLIRKGLDLSESNR
- a CDS encoding metal ABC transporter ATP-binding protein; protein product: MRIEADQLCVDYNGTVALYDASLHLPAGCICGLVGMNGAGKSTFFKALTGFVRPSRGRIRINGSSVADAQRHQSVAYVPQSEGVDAQFPVSVWDVVMMGRYGSMNLLRIPRSSDRVAVRDALTRVDLLDLAERPLGTLSGGQRKRTFLARAIAQRADVLLLDEPFNGVDVRTEQLMAQLFLQFRDEGRTILISTHDLGHVRDFCDLVVLINKTVLAYGETSEVFTPENLALTFGGVPPDLLTGNSSPEEAF
- a CDS encoding DUF3136 domain-containing protein, giving the protein METITFTHDSSIAELQDTGEVYARAMEYLVADDVKEAAARESVCWRRLDRLHQALPERYSDPRALFLTLREHRRSQKAA
- a CDS encoding response regulator transcription factor, which codes for MDLTPYLQNQPKSDDEEHLLSVAINGRIALAMKGRFFLRCFCESFSERARIGCAVTDEESCLKYLKQESFELLLCTDLLEKGNGFELVRKAREMRHDLKVVMLALSDAIPVEYDNASWLEAVVAEADIIEDRKPLEAAVLAVMGHHSYRSPSLRSDELPYLSCPRLTPREYEVLDRLARGMSDREIAEDLIVTEETARTYTKRLLRTLEVNNRVQAVLKGMRCGMVQI